AGAAATAAATCCAACAGAACATACAGAAAAAGTGATAGAAGAAGTTGATAAAAAACTATATCAGGCTAAAGAATCAGGAAGAAACAAAGTTGTTTATTAAATATAACCTAAATTTCTTAACCTTAATTTTGCATCACTTTCCCATCCTCTTTTTCCGTCGGTTAGACTAAGAGCTGTTTTTAGGTTTTCAATTGCAAGGTTTTTATTTCCGTATTCTTGATAAGCTACTCCTAAAAAGTAATAAAGGTCTGGATTACTATCTATAAGTTTTTTTGCGTCTTCTAAAACGATTATTGCCTCTTTATACTGATTTAATTTTACCAAAGAAGCTCCTAAAATTAATCTTGGTAAAAAGTAAGTTTTATCTAAGTTGTAAGCTTTAACTGAGTCTAAATAAGCTTTTTGATAGTCTTTTAAAGCATAATAAACAAAAGCTCTGTAAGTGTAAGCCGCATTGTTATTAGGATAAAGTGATATAGCTTTGTTAAGGTTTGACAATGCTACAGAAAAATTTTTATTCTTTATGTTTTCTTTTGCATTTTCTACTAACTCAAAACTTTCATTTGTTTTTAACAATTTCTGCTTTATGATTTTGAACTCTTCGCTATCTTTTTTGAGAAGAAGCCTGTCAGGATACTTTGTTTGTATAAGGTAAGAAACACTCTTTATTCTGTCTTCAGGTAGTGGGTGGGATAAAAGCCACTTAGGTGCGCTTACTTTTTCCATAGATTTGAATTTTTCAAATGTAGATATTAAACCTCTTGGGTCGTATCCAGCTTCGTAGGTAAACCTGACTCCAAGTGCATCTGCTTCGCTTTCTTGGTCTCTACTGTACTTTAGTTGTAGCAATCCTGCTGATACTTGTGCTAATTGCATTACAACTTGTTGATACTGAGAGTTTGATGTAGCAACAGCTAAAATATTTAAAAGAATATTCATTCCGTAGGTTTTTTCTAAAAATTTTGCGTGGTGTCTTGCTGTGATGTGTCCTACCTCGTGGGCCATTACACTTGCAAGATCAGACTCGTTATCTAATATAAGGATAAGTCCTCTGTTTACAAAAACTGGTCCACCTGGAAGAGCAAATGCGTTTACTTCTTTTGAATTAACCAAGAAAAATTGATAATCAACCTGCCTTGGAGATTTTGATGCTATTTTGTATCCCAAATTTTTTATGTAGTTTTGAACTTCTTCATCAGGATAAAGTCCATCATTTCCGTTTATAGCCTCTGGAATTACTTTTCTTCCTATGGCTATTTCTTGATCTGGTGGTAGTAAAGTGAAAGTAGTTTTACCTGTTAATGGGTCTTGAACTGTAGCGCAGGACAAAACAAAGAATAATAAAAATAGACTAAAAATCCCTAACTTTCTAACCATACAAAAACTCCGTGTCAAATAACATTACTTTAATTTTATTATCTTTTTCTAACGATTCAACACCTACATCAATAATACCAAGACCATTGGCGTTAACCATTCCTGTTAGGATGTTAGAACCTTGTTTTCCAAACGGTGTTGCATAAATATTACCGTCCTTATACTCAACATTAACTCTTATAAATTCAAGTCTTTCTGCTGACTTTCTATTAAAATCTTCTGTTAAAACAGCTTCTATAACAGGATTATATAGTTTTTCATATCCCATCATCTTCCTTAAAGCAGGTTTTACAAAAACCTCAAAAACAACCATAGATGCAACTGGATTGCCCGGAATACCAAAAAACAGCTTTTGATTATCTTCACCCCAAGTTCCAAAAACAAGGGGTTTTCCTGGCTTTATTGCAACTTTCCAAAAGTGAATATTTACATTTAAAACTTCTTTTACAAAATCTTTAACTAAATCGTACTCTCCTACCGATACTCCACCTGTTGTAAGGACTACATCAAAGTTTTTAGCATACTTTAGCTTTTCTCTGATATCTTTTGGATTATCTTTTGCAAATCCTATAACTGTAGGATATGCACTTGTTTGCAGTACTTGAGCGTAAAGAGAATATGTGTTAGAGGTTCTTATCTGAGATTCCTTTGTTATAGATTCTGCTAAGTCTAAAATTTCATCTCCTGTTGTTATTATTGCAACTCTGGGTTTTTGGTAAACGTAAACGGTAGGTTTGTTTACTGAAGAAAGTATTCCTATTTCTGCTGGTCTTAAAGTTTTTCCTGATTTTATTAAAATATCTCCTTTTTTATAATCTCCTGCTTTTGGTCTTATGTTTGAACCTTTTTTTAACTCTTTGTATATGTATACTTTGCCATCTTCAACTTTGGTTAACTCTTTTTGTATAACTGTGTCAGCTCCTTGGGGAATGAGAGCTCCTGTATATATAGGTATTGCATAGCCTTTTTCCAGCACAGGTGGAATGTCTCCAGCTTTACTTTCTCCGAATATCTTTAAAACTACTGGATTTGTTTCACTTGCACCTACTATGTCTTCATACTTTACTGCAAAACCATCCATACCACTGTTATCAGCAGGTGGATTGTCTCTGTCTGCTACTATGTCCTCTGCTAAAACTCTGTTTAATGCAGAGTTTAAAAATACTTTTTCTTTTCCTAAAATTTTTGTATTTTCCAGTATTACATTTAGAGCCTCTTGATAAGTTAACATTATGATACCTCCATATCTTGCAATGCAATGACGTTTAAACCTTTATCTTTATATGATTTTATCGCCATAACTGCAGCAGAAGCTCCCCTAATAGTTGTAAAGTATGGTGTTTTAGTAGCTACTGCCGACCTTCTTATATAGTATGCATCAGACCTTTCTCTCTTTCCAGAAGGAGTGTTTATAATCATTGCGATCTCACCATTTTTTATTCTGTCTACAATGTTTGGTCTTTCTTCCGAAAGTTTGTTTACAAGGGTTGCCTGAATACCATTTTCTTGTAAAAATCTATAAGTTCCGGAAGTGGCGTATATTTTAAAGCCAAGGTCTAAAAGTTGTTTTGCTATATCTATTACCTGCGGTTTATCTTTATCCGCTACTGAAATAAAAATGTTGCCTGATTGAGGTAGTATCTGTCCTGAACCTGCTTGAGCTTTCCAGTAAGCAAGTCCAAAGTCTTTGTCTATTCCCATCACTTCTCCCGTACTTTTCATCTCAGGACCAAGTACAGGGTCTACTTCTGGGAATCTGTTCCACGGAAACACCACTTCTTTAACAGCGTAATAAGGAAAGTCAACTGGTAAAAAGTCAGAAGCTGGATGAAAGTCTTTTATTTGGAAGACTTGAGGGACTATCTCTCTTAACTTTTTACCTACCATAACTTTTGATGCAATTTTTGCCAAAGGATAGCCGATAGCTTTACTTACAAAAGGAACTGTTCTTGAAGCTCTGGGGTTTGCTTCTATTACATATATTTCTCCGTCTTTTATTGCATACTGAATATTTATAAGTCCTATGGTATTTAGAGCCTTGGCAAGTTTTTTTGATTGTTGTTTTATTTTTATTACAACTTCATCATCAAGGGTGTAGTGGGGGATGCAAGTTGCACTGTCTCCTGAGTGAATTCCTGCTTCTTCAATATGTTCCATCACAGCTCCAACTAAAACGTCATCACCATCACAAACACAATCAACGTCAACCTCAATACTTCCATCTAAAAACTTATCTATCAAGATTGGTTTATCTTCCGTTACAGATACAGCTTCTTGTATATACTCAATTAGTTCTGAAGTATCGTAAACCAATCTCATTGCCCTTCCGCCTAAAACGTAGGAAGGTCTTACTAAAACTGGATATCCTATATTTTCTGCAATTTGTATTGCTTCTTCTTTTGACCTTGCTACACCGCTTTTTGGTTGTTTTAAACCTAAACTTATAATTAGGTCTCTAAATCTTTCTCTGTCTTCTGCTATATCAATACTTTCAGGAGATGTTCCTAATATGGGGACATTTAACTTCTCAAGAGGTTTTGCGAGTTTTAAAGGAGTTTGACCTCCAAACTGGACAACAACACCATCAGGTTTTTCTCTTTCTATTATGTTAAGTACATCTTCTAAAACTATTGGCTCAAAAAAGAGTTTATCGGAAGTATCATAATCTGTAGAAACCGTCTCAGGGTTGCAGTTTACCATTATTGCTTGATATCCTTCTTCTCTTAAAGACCATACACAGTGAACGCAAGCGTAATCAAACTCAACACCTTGACCTATTCTGTTAGGTCCACTTCCTAAAATAATTACTTTCTTCATCTTGCCTCCAAGATTTTTTTAAAATCTTCTATTAATTCTTTCATATGGGTAAAACGGTGATTACCACCGGGATACATTACAACGTGAAAACCTTTAAAGTACTCCGCTGTTTTTCTACTATCTAAAAGCTCGTCTTCTTCATCTAAATAAATGTAAACTAAATCTTTTAAAGGGTCTAAATCTTTAACATAATAATTTTTTAGCTTCTCAAGATGTTCTTGAGTAAATATATATTCTTCATCTGTTTTAAAATTCTTCTGATGTCCGACTTGTTTTTGTAGAGAAGTGTAAGGGTCTATAGAAGGATTTATTAAAACACTCGGGACTTTAAACTTTTCTGTTAAGTAGAGGGCATAGAAACCTCCTAAAGAAGTGCCAAATATATACATCTCATCTTTTTCCTTTATTGCATCTACTAAAAACTCAAGCTGAGATACAGCTTCCTCAGGGTCATAATGTAAAGTTGGAGATATAACGTTTCGTGGTTTAAAGGCTTCTCTTAGATAGTTTATCTTATCACCGTAGCCAGCTGAGTTAAATCCGTGGATATAAAGTATTTTCATAACATTACTCCTGAGTTAATACTTTATAAAAATCTTCAATAGTATTAACTTTTACGGCTTTTTTTCTTAAATCTTTTAATATGTTTAAATCATTGATAGACTTTACTTTATTTTTCAAATCTTCAGAAACAAACTCAAACTTAGTCTCTAAAATTTCAATGATAGAGTCTTGAGCGTCTAAAATTAAACCTTGTTGTAAACCTTGCTGTAATCCTTGCTGTAATCCTTCCTCTAATCCTTTTTTTAAACCTTCTAATTTCCATTTTTCTGTTAATGTCATCATTTTTTCTTCACCTTCTATCACCCATCGTGAGGAGCTTTTTCAATAGACAACTACCCTACTCCTTTTATAAAAAGAATCGTATTCCAGCTATACCATAAACACCAGTTTTAAGCACTTCTTCAATGTTAGAGTTGTTGATACCTCCAAGTGCGTAAACAGGAACCTTAGCAACTTCTAAAACTTCTTTTAGCCCTTCTATACCTATAGGTTTCCCTTTACCTTCTACTTCAAAAATAGGAGATATAAAAACATAGTCAGCTCCTTCTTCTTGAGCCTTTAAAATATCTTCTACGCTGTGGCAAGATTTACCAACGATTAAATCGGGAAACTTTCTTTTAACAACACTTACAGGAACGCTTCTTGAAGTAAGGTGAACGCCGTCTAATCCTAACATATAAGCTATATCAACCCTTGAATTTATAAAAATTTTAGCATCATAACCTTTTGATACTTCTAAAACTTTATCTGTTAGGTCGTACAATTCATCATCTGAAAGGTCTTTTTCTCTGATTTGAATAAGTCTTACACCTTTGTCTAAAGCTTCTTTTATAGTATCTAAAAAAGGTTTTTTAAACTTTTTTCTATCTGTAATAAAGTAAAACCTGTGCATCACTCTTTATCTCTGTCTAAGTAAACAAAAATTCCGAAAATAACAAAAGTGAATATTACCATTCCTAAGATTATGATGGGAAACCAAGTACCTACGTCCATAGTCTCACCTCCAATATGATATAATTATATCATATTTTGAATAATATCGGAGTAAAAATGAGTTTAAAAGAAAAAATAGCTTTATTTTTAGCAACTTCTTTTTATTTAGGAAAGTTTCCGATAGCTCCCGGTACTGTAGGAACGTTAGGTGCAATACCGTTTTTTTATCTTTACTGGAATAAAGGCTTAATGGCTCAAATATCCATAACATTATCTGTTATATTCATAGGTATATGGGCTTCTTACGAAATCAGTAAATTGTATAATGACAAAGATCCATCTTTTGTAAGTATAGATGAAATAGCTGGGTATATGATTACAATGTTAGGTATAGACCCTTCTAAAATAGAGTTAAATCAAGCTTTAACTTACTTTATTTTAGGTTTTATAATCTTTAGAATTGTTGATATAGTAAAACCACCTCCGATAAAAGCTCTTGAAAAGTACCCTATGGGTGTAGGAATAGTTGTAGATGATGTTATGGCAGGGATTTACAGCTGGATGACTTTACACTCTTTAATCTGGATTTTTAAATTTTAAAGAAGGAGTTTAAAATGCTGACTTACAAAGATGCTGGAGTTGATATAGAAAAAGCTGACAAATTTGTAGAAGAGATTAAAGGATACGCTAAAAAAACTTTTACAAAAAATGTGATAACGCCAATTGGCGGTTTTGCTTCAGCATACCTTTTAGATATTGCAAAGTATAAAAACCCTGTTATAACTTCTTCAACTGACGGAGTAGGTACAAAACTTAAAATTGCTCAAATTCTTGATAAACATGACACAATAGGAATAGACCTTGTAGCAATGTGTGTTAATGACTTAATTACAACTACATCTAAACCTCTATTCTTTCTTGATTACTTTGCCACAGGAAAATTAAAACCACAGACAGCTGTAGAGGTTATTAAAGGCATAGCAAAAGGATGTGAAATAGCAGGATGTTCTTTAGTAGGTGGTGAAACTGCAGAAATGCCCGGAATGTATGATGAAGGCGAGTACGACCTTGCAGGTTTTGCAGTGGGTATTGTAGAAAAAGAGAAAATGTTAGATGGAAGTAAAACAGAAAAAGGGAATATACTTATAGGTCTTGCATCGTCAGGAGTTCACAGTAATGGCTACTCTTTGGTTAGAAAGATAGTAGAAATAAAAGGATATGACTATAAAGACTACTTTGAAGAGTTTGGTAAGACTTTAGGAGAAGAGCTTTTAACCCCAACTAAAATATATGTTAATACTGTTCTAACCTTATCAGAAAAGGTAGATATAAAATCTATTGCACATATAACAGGTGGAGGAATCTCTGGAAACTTAATCAGAGTTATAAGAGATGGTCTTAAAGCAGTTATAGAAGAAGGTTCTTGGGAAGTCTTACCTGTGTTTAAATGGATACAGAAAGAAGGAAACGTTACAAAAGAAGAGATGTATAAAACATTCAATATGGGAATAGGTTTGATTATAGCTATAGATAAAAAAGATGAGAAAGAAACTATCAAAATCCTTGAAGATTTAGGAGAAAAACCGTACATAATAGGCTATTTAGAAGAAGGAGAAAAATCAGTCAATATTATTTAAGGAGAGAATTTGAAAAATTTAGTAGTACTTATCTCCGGAAGAGGCTCTAACTTAAAAGCCATAATAGATGCTATCGAAAATGGAAAGATAAACGCAAAAATATCTTTGGTTTTATCTAATAAAAAAGAAGCTAAAGGTTTAGAGATAGCAAAAAATTATGGGATAAAAACAAAATTTATAGACCCTTCATTTTTCTCTTCAAGAAAAGGGTACGATATATATATAGCAGAGCTTATAAAAAAAGAAAATCCTGATTTAATTGTTTTAGCAGGATACATGAGAATACTAAGTGATGAGTTTATTGATGCTTTTGAAGGAAAAATCATAAACATACATCCCTCTTTAATTCCTGCCTTTCAAGGAAAAAACGCACAAAAACAAGCTTTAGAGTTTGGGTCGCTTATTACAGGTTGTTCTGTTCATTTTGTTACTAAAGATTTAGACAGCGGTCCTGTTATCATTCAAGCAGTAGTCCCAGTATTACCAGAAGATACAGAGGAGACTTTATCAAAAAGAATACTCAGTTATGAACACAGAATATATCCTCAGGCAATAAAATGGATATTAGAAGACAGAGTTTTAGTTGAAGGAAGAAAAGTGATAGTTAAAGATGCAAAGTACGGAACTATACCTGTAAATCCAGCCCTTGAAGATTTTTAAAAAAAGTGTATAATAGTTAGTGAATATTAACCGGAGGTGTGGCTATGTCAACTACAGTAGCACAAGGACAAAGTTGTCCACAACCAAGCTTTTTTGAAAAAAATAAATTTACAGTTCTTAGAAATATAGCATATTTAACGGTTATCTTTTTACTCATCGTTCTTCCTACATTTAACATTGTAAAAATAGACATAGCGAGAAATCAGTCCTTCATTTTTGGTAAACCTGTTTCTTTAGCTGAAGGACTTGCTCCAGTAATATTTGCCGGTGGTATATTTGCAATTCTTGTTATAGTCCTAAACCTTATACTTGGAAGAGTTTTTTGTGGATGGATATGTCCTGGTGGTTGGTTTGCAGAACTACAAGAAAAATTTAGAAGAATGTGGTGGACTCCAACATCTAAATCAGCTCAGAAAATTACTTACATATTATTTACCGTAATCACATCAATACTTTTTTCACTTTTATTTTTAAACTGGGTTACAGATTTAAGAGTTTTCT
Above is a genomic segment from Sulfurihydrogenibium subterraneum DSM 15120 containing:
- a CDS encoding YqiA/YcfP family alpha/beta fold hydrolase, coding for MKILYIHGFNSAGYGDKINYLREAFKPRNVISPTLHYDPEEAVSQLEFLVDAIKEKDEMYIFGTSLGGFYALYLTEKFKVPSVLINPSIDPYTSLQKQVGHQKNFKTDEEYIFTQEHLEKLKNYYVKDLDPLKDLVYIYLDEEDELLDSRKTAEYFKGFHVVMYPGGNHRFTHMKELIEDFKKILEAR
- a CDS encoding 4Fe-4S binding protein; protein product: MSTTVAQGQSCPQPSFFEKNKFTVLRNIAYLTVIFLLIVLPTFNIVKIDIARNQSFIFGKPVSLAEGLAPVIFAGGIFAILVIVLNLILGRVFCGWICPGGWFAELQEKFRRMWWTPTSKSAQKITYILFTVITSILFSLLFLNWVTDLRVFFYETNPSFIPMWLVFLGMTGIFYFELFIGKRWCRVFCPTGIYQKITPYHHLYKPTLVNVDACTDCRECVKNCPMALDPRRMAYINDFYKGIAACIECYNCIDSCTKAQSEKCLPVAMGIVKELPPRDPDFISGKSLQKH
- a CDS encoding thiamine phosphate synthase; the encoded protein is MHRFYFITDRKKFKKPFLDTIKEALDKGVRLIQIREKDLSDDELYDLTDKVLEVSKGYDAKIFINSRVDIAYMLGLDGVHLTSRSVPVSVVKRKFPDLIVGKSCHSVEDILKAQEEGADYVFISPIFEVEGKGKPIGIEGLKEVLEVAKVPVYALGGINNSNIEEVLKTGVYGIAGIRFFL
- the purN gene encoding phosphoribosylglycinamide formyltransferase, whose translation is MKNLVVLISGRGSNLKAIIDAIENGKINAKISLVLSNKKEAKGLEIAKNYGIKTKFIDPSFFSSRKGYDIYIAELIKKENPDLIVLAGYMRILSDEFIDAFEGKIINIHPSLIPAFQGKNAQKQALEFGSLITGCSVHFVTKDLDSGPVIIQAVVPVLPEDTEETLSKRILSYEHRIYPQAIKWILEDRVLVEGRKVIVKDAKYGTIPVNPALEDF
- the purM gene encoding phosphoribosylformylglycinamidine cyclo-ligase, with translation MTYKDAGVDIEKADKFVEEIKGYAKKTFTKNVITPIGGFASAYLLDIAKYKNPVITSSTDGVGTKLKIAQILDKHDTIGIDLVAMCVNDLITTTSKPLFFLDYFATGKLKPQTAVEVIKGIAKGCEIAGCSLVGGETAEMPGMYDEGEYDLAGFAVGIVEKEKMLDGSKTEKGNILIGLASSGVHSNGYSLVRKIVEIKGYDYKDYFEEFGKTLGEELLTPTKIYVNTVLTLSEKVDIKSIAHITGGGISGNLIRVIRDGLKAVIEEGSWEVLPVFKWIQKEGNVTKEEMYKTFNMGIGLIIAIDKKDEKETIKILEDLGEKPYIIGYLEEGEKSVNII
- the carB gene encoding carbamoyl-phosphate synthase large subunit; protein product: MKKVIILGSGPNRIGQGVEFDYACVHCVWSLREEGYQAIMVNCNPETVSTDYDTSDKLFFEPIVLEDVLNIIEREKPDGVVVQFGGQTPLKLAKPLEKLNVPILGTSPESIDIAEDRERFRDLIISLGLKQPKSGVARSKEEAIQIAENIGYPVLVRPSYVLGGRAMRLVYDTSELIEYIQEAVSVTEDKPILIDKFLDGSIEVDVDCVCDGDDVLVGAVMEHIEEAGIHSGDSATCIPHYTLDDEVVIKIKQQSKKLAKALNTIGLINIQYAIKDGEIYVIEANPRASRTVPFVSKAIGYPLAKIASKVMVGKKLREIVPQVFQIKDFHPASDFLPVDFPYYAVKEVVFPWNRFPEVDPVLGPEMKSTGEVMGIDKDFGLAYWKAQAGSGQILPQSGNIFISVADKDKPQVIDIAKQLLDLGFKIYATSGTYRFLQENGIQATLVNKLSEERPNIVDRIKNGEIAMIINTPSGKRERSDAYYIRRSAVATKTPYFTTIRGASAAVMAIKSYKDKGLNVIALQDMEVS
- a CDS encoding M48 family metalloprotease — encoded protein: MVRKLGIFSLFLLFFVLSCATVQDPLTGKTTFTLLPPDQEIAIGRKVIPEAINGNDGLYPDEEVQNYIKNLGYKIASKSPRQVDYQFFLVNSKEVNAFALPGGPVFVNRGLILILDNESDLASVMAHEVGHITARHHAKFLEKTYGMNILLNILAVATSNSQYQQVVMQLAQVSAGLLQLKYSRDQESEADALGVRFTYEAGYDPRGLISTFEKFKSMEKVSAPKWLLSHPLPEDRIKSVSYLIQTKYPDRLLLKKDSEEFKIIKQKLLKTNESFELVENAKENIKNKNFSVALSNLNKAISLYPNNNAAYTYRAFVYYALKDYQKAYLDSVKAYNLDKTYFLPRLILGASLVKLNQYKEAIIVLEDAKKLIDSNPDLYYFLGVAYQEYGNKNLAIENLKTALSLTDGKRGWESDAKLRLRNLGYI
- a CDS encoding phosphatidylglycerophosphatase A family protein is translated as MSLKEKIALFLATSFYLGKFPIAPGTVGTLGAIPFFYLYWNKGLMAQISITLSVIFIGIWASYEISKLYNDKDPSFVSIDEIAGYMITMLGIDPSKIELNQALTYFILGFIIFRIVDIVKPPPIKALEKYPMGVGIVVDDVMAGIYSWMTLHSLIWIFKF
- the glp gene encoding gephyrin-like molybdotransferase Glp, coding for MLTYQEALNVILENTKILGKEKVFLNSALNRVLAEDIVADRDNPPADNSGMDGFAVKYEDIVGASETNPVVLKIFGESKAGDIPPVLEKGYAIPIYTGALIPQGADTVIQKELTKVEDGKVYIYKELKKGSNIRPKAGDYKKGDILIKSGKTLRPAEIGILSSVNKPTVYVYQKPRVAIITTGDEILDLAESITKESQIRTSNTYSLYAQVLQTSAYPTVIGFAKDNPKDIREKLKYAKNFDVVLTTGGVSVGEYDLVKDFVKEVLNVNIHFWKVAIKPGKPLVFGTWGEDNQKLFFGIPGNPVASMVVFEVFVKPALRKMMGYEKLYNPVIEAVLTEDFNRKSAERLEFIRVNVEYKDGNIYATPFGKQGSNILTGMVNANGLGIIDVGVESLEKDNKIKVMLFDTEFLYG